A portion of the Luteolibacter yonseiensis genome contains these proteins:
- a CDS encoding patatin-like phospholipase family protein: protein MLAVSPISHGIPGLRGINPEAVIDLVRQRIHRPAPLGNNGRKLALILEGGAMRAAAPAGGTLALAHAGMEAQFDAIYATSAGAINASYFLSGQGDLGISIYFDDLTTGRFINPRRLNKIVDVDWVIDELVCLKKPLDVAKILASPTQFFVPLIDMENGEATMIDVKNSSVSVPSVIRAALALPVLYNLTVNIDGKDYMDGGLRIPFPIQQAIEDGCTDILLLLSRPEDFVAPVPPLWSKLIFELICARGRKGIRKAFSESHHSSRVSRNLALGRSAVPSNVNIATICTKENEAIHRTSVHRETLIAAATSYGKRTLRILGADPDGWALGPPEAIHWPGR from the coding sequence ATGTTAGCAGTTTCTCCCATCTCGCACGGAATTCCCGGTTTACGCGGAATAAACCCGGAGGCGGTGATCGATTTGGTGCGCCAGCGCATCCACCGACCCGCACCTCTTGGCAATAATGGAAGAAAACTCGCCCTTATTCTGGAAGGCGGGGCCATGAGGGCCGCTGCGCCTGCGGGAGGCACCCTCGCTCTCGCCCATGCGGGCATGGAGGCGCAGTTCGATGCCATTTACGCCACCTCCGCGGGGGCGATCAATGCGAGCTATTTCCTTTCCGGACAAGGAGACTTGGGGATCTCGATCTATTTCGATGACCTGACGACTGGCCGGTTCATCAATCCGCGCCGCCTGAATAAAATCGTGGATGTGGATTGGGTGATCGATGAACTGGTTTGTCTGAAGAAGCCGCTGGACGTGGCGAAGATCCTGGCTTCACCTACACAATTTTTCGTCCCGTTGATCGATATGGAAAACGGAGAAGCTACCATGATCGACGTGAAGAATAGCTCGGTCTCCGTCCCCTCGGTCATCCGTGCCGCCCTGGCCCTACCGGTGCTCTACAATCTGACCGTCAACATCGACGGGAAAGATTACATGGATGGAGGCCTGAGGATTCCGTTTCCCATCCAACAGGCGATCGAAGACGGATGCACGGACATCCTGCTGCTGCTTTCGCGTCCGGAGGATTTCGTCGCACCGGTACCGCCGCTCTGGAGCAAACTGATATTCGAACTGATCTGCGCACGCGGCCGCAAGGGGATTCGCAAGGCCTTCTCTGAGAGCCACCACAGTTCCCGCGTCTCCAGAAATCTTGCGCTGGGACGATCCGCAGTCCCTTCCAATGTGAACATCGCAACAATTTGCACGAAGGAGAACGAAGCGATCCACCGGACTTCCGTCCACCGAGAGACCTTGATTGCTGCCGCCACTTCCTATGGAAAGAGAACCCTCCGGATTTTGGGAGCGGATCCGGATGGATGGGCGCTCGGCCCCCCTGAGGCCATCCACTGGCCCGGGAGATGA